The sequence below is a genomic window from Bacteroidales bacterium MB20-C3-3.
TGCTTATAAAAGCTTGAAAGCCCGATAATAATACCCAAAATTGCTCCGGCTGCCATAACGATTATTAACTCAGGGGTGAATATATCCTTTTGAAAGTAGAAGACCACTCCAAAAAACGGAATCAGAAGTGACATTCCCCAGTATAGTCTTGCCTTTGTAAGGATTTTGTAACGAGTAACCCTCTCCAGCATCTCTATAGTAGAGCAGGAGTCTAATCTCATTTTTTGAAGGAGTATCAACTTAAATGCCTGCCAGCCCCCTGCAACTACAAACAATGCAATACAGGCCCAGATGCTCTCGTTTACTATTAGTCTCTCTTCGTTCACAAACAGAGCTAAACCGAGAAATATTGCGTAAAATACAGATATCAGCAGGAATATAAATTCATATCTCTCAAGTTTGTCGATAGAGCTCTTTGCATTCTTTTTAAGCATATTCATAGTAACCTCTTTATTAAATAATTCCCTCTTTTCAATCTTTTCTGACAGCTCCTGCCAGTTCTCTTTTAATTTTTCCAGTTCCATTGCTACATTCAGTTTTTGGACATTTGTTTTAATTTTTCCCTTATTCTGAAAAGCTTAACGGCAACATTTGATTTTGATATCCCCAATATTTGAGATATCTCATCGTGTGATTTTTCCTCCAGGTGGAGAAGAACAATAGCCTTCTCAACCTTCTCAAGGTTGTTAATATTGATGTAGAGCTCCCTGATCTTTTCATGATCAAAATCATTCGCAACAACTTCAATATTGTTTGTCAACGGCAGTGACGATGGTCTTGCCTTGCTCTTTCTCAGAAAGCTCACACAGGTGTTAAGTGCAATCCTGTAAATCCAGGTCTGAACCTTGCAATCTCCCCGGAACCTTGGCCAGGAGCTCCAGAGATTGATTACCACCTCCTGAAAGAGATCTTCATGACTATTTACGCTGTCTGAATAGATAAAACATACTTTGTAGATGATGTTTCTGTTATCATCAATCAAGTTGAGAAAATCTTGTTTTGTGTTGCTCATTGTTTTTGCTTTTCACCCATATTGGTCGCAGCAATGGCAGAAATATTACAGAAAAAGTGAATTATAAAATATAGAATGGTATATAAGATGCCCTCATAACACTCACTTTAAAGCCATTAACCTTGCCTCGTCTGTCACGTGTAAAGAGATAATCTCCGTTTCCGTCTGAAGTAAATTTATCTCCTGAGAGATTTGTTAAACTAAAACTCTCTCCTGCTTTTCGCCTCACCTCCAGTTTATCGCCGGTAAGTTTAATAATGAATGTTGTACTCCCCGCCTCATCGCTGAAGTATGTGCCTTCGTATTGTGCAAGGCTCTTACGGTCCCGCTTGGCATTGGCATCTTTGGTATCCCCGTTCCCGTTTTCATCGGCTTTAGCAACCGGCTGAGCAG
It includes:
- a CDS encoding RNA polymerase sigma factor, which codes for MSNTKQDFLNLIDDNRNIIYKVCFIYSDSVNSHEDLFQEVVINLWSSWPRFRGDCKVQTWIYRIALNTCVSFLRKSKARPSSLPLTNNIEVVANDFDHEKIRELYININNLEKVEKAIVLLHLEEKSHDEISQILGISKSNVAVKLFRIREKLKQMSKN